The nucleotide sequence GTACCTCAGTCTGTCGTCTTCAACACGTTCACGCGCTCCGCGTTCCCAATCGTTGCATCGTCGGTAAGCATCTCATTCCCCTTGTCCGGAGCGCGCTTGATACGTGAGCGCCACGCCGGGAAATTTAGACACAGAACAGCCGTTCTCATATTGCTATGAGTTACCAACTCAGCTTCGCTTGGAAAGCGTCGCTAACGCGCACACCGCCGCCGATTTGCACGTCCGTTCTTGGGTCTCATACCGCGCTGGTCAGGAGAGCCTTGAGCGTCGCGAACGAGTAACAAATACACCAAGCGCGATTTCTGACAATCCGTGATTCGTCGTCGTTGCCCGACTCTTCGGCTGTGTTGCAACGCTGCAATTGCGATACTCCACACCAAGTTTTTGAATCAGCGCGCAGAATCGCGCGGCGCCGACGCGCGTGACAATTTTCGCTGCACTCGCAAAATTTTTTAAGAAACCGTTACAATCGTGGTTACCGGGGCCAATTTTCAAAACGCTTGTGCTCGCTATGTGGATAAGTGATTAGCGAGACGAAGTTTTTCGGAATTGTTTTTCAGGGTAACCCTGCGCGGCAGTGATCTGGGCGGAAGAAGCTGGCGTCGGATTGGTCGGCCGCTGCGGCCGCGCTTCTCGCAACTGCGCATAGCAACGCCGGTGCAATAAATTGCACGCCGTAAAATTACGGGCGTTAGAAATGTGACACGTAAGTCGGTGTTCAGCAACGGGACAATTGAATTGTCACAGTCGCTCGAGAGTGAAGCCTTTCAGTGTGAGCCCGAAATGCAACAGGATGCAGGTGCGTGGTGAAGTGGATTTTGGGTTCGCGCGCGCACGTCCCCGGCGTGACAGAAAAAGAAAAGCCCGGCGAAGCCGGGCTTTTGACGAATATCTATTTCTGTCAGTTCACTTCGCGAGCTTGGCGATCGCGTGCGACAGGCGCGAAACCTTCCGGCTCGCATTGTTCTTGTGAATGATGTTGCGCTGCGCGGCTTGCATCAGTTCCGGTTCCGCGCGCTTCATCGCTTCCAGCGCGGCGTTACGATCGCCGCTCTTGATCGCTTCCTCGACGGTGCGGACCGCGCCGCGCATCTGCGTGCGGCGCGACTTGTTGACGATGGTGCGGCGCGCAATCTTGCGGGTCGCCT is from Bradyrhizobium sp. AZCC 2176 and encodes:
- the rpsT gene encoding 30S ribosomal protein S20, producing the protein MANTTSAKKATRKIARRTIVNKSRRTQMRGAVRTVEEAIKSGDRNAALEAMKRAEPELMQAAQRNIIHKNNASRKVSRLSHAIAKLAK